DNA from Sphingomonas sp. SUN039:
GTGTTGAAACCCGAACTCGGCGGCGGCGAGGCCTATATGGACCACCGCCTGATCGTCGAAAACGACGACATCATGGGGTTGCTGAGCCTGTTGCGGCTCAACAGCCGGTGGGAGGAAGGCGGCGGCTTCGACGATGCGCGCTGGTTCGACCGCGCATTCGGAAGGCTGCGCGGCAAGCTCGACAGGTGGAACTGGAACGCCAAGTCGAAGCGCAATGTCGCGCATCACTACGACCTCGACGACCGGCTCTACGACCTCTTCCTCGACGAAAACCGGCAATACAGCTGCGGCTATTGGACCTCACCTGACGTCGGCCTCGATCAGGCCCAGCGCGACAAAATGGCGCATATCGCGGCGAAACTCGCGCTCGCGCCGGGGATGCGCGTGCTCGACATCGGCTGCGGCTGGGGTGGCATGGCGTTCTATCTGCACGACAAATACGACTGCGACGTCACCGGCATCACGCTGAGCGAGGAGCAGCTTAAATATGCCCGCGCCGACGCCGAACGGCGCGGCGTCGCCGACCGGGTCAAATTCGAACTGGTCGATTACCGCGATGTCACTGGCAGCTTCGACCGGATCGTGTCGGTCGGCATGTTCGAGCATGTCGGCCCCCCGCATTACCGCGCGTTTTTCGCCAAATGCCGCGCACTGCTCGCCGATGACGGGGTGATGCTGCTTCACACCATCGGGCGGATGGGCTGGCCGGGGACGACCGATGCCTGGGCGTCGAAATACATCTTCCCCGGCGGCTACGCGCCCGCGCTCAGCGAAATCACCGACGGCAGCGAGCGCAGCAACCTGATCCAGACCGATTGCGAGACGTGGCGGCTACACTACGCCTGGACGCTGCGCGCCTGGTACGCGCGGATCATGGCGCGCCGCGCGGAGATCGAGAGCGTGTACGACGCGCGCTTCTTCCGCATGTGGCAATTCTACCTCGCGGGCTGCACCAGCGCGTTCGAACACGGTGTGCTGTGCGTGTACCAGCTGCAATATGCCAAGGACCGGCGGGTACTGCCGGTGACACGGGAGTATCTGGCGATGGAGGAGGCGCGGCTCAACGCAGCCTTTCATTAGCCGCGCTACATGCCGCTAGATGCAGACAGCCCTTGCTTACAGCAAAACCCTTGCTCTAATCAAAGTCTGTCCTTGACTAGCGGGAACTGAAACCCCTAATCAAAGCCAGAAATTGATTAGGATCAGAAATGGCGACCCAATTAAGGGCTGGCCGCTATGTACGGCAGCCAAACCGGTTCTCGGCCTTCATGCCCGAGCCGTTGCCGCCTCGACCGCCGATCCTGATCGACGGCGCAATGCAAACCGCACTTTCGAAAGCAGACCGAGCGCTCGGGCGACTTGATGGGTCCATTCAGACTTTGCCCGATCCCGACATGTTCGTCTTCATGTATGTCCGCAAGGAGGCCGTACTTTCCAGCCAGATCGAAGGCACGCAATCGTCCCTCAACGACCTGCTCGAAGCAGAAGCCGCCATCCAAGACACAGGTCGCCCAAGCGACGTCGGCGAGGTCCTCAACTACGTCCGCGCAATGAACCATGGCTTGAGCAGGTTACCCGAATTACCGATTTCAGTTCGCCTGATCCGCGAAATTCACGAAAAACTGATGCAGGGCGTACGTGGCAATCATGCCAGTCCCGGGGAGTTGCGGCGCAGCCAGAACTGGATCGGCCCCGGCGGCTCGACACTTGCCGACGCAATTTTCGTGCCGCCTCCGCCGCACGAGGTGGAAAACCTGCTCTCCGATCTCGAGAAATTCGTCCACGCCGAAAGCGACATTCCCGCGCTGGTAAAGATCGGTCTGATCCATGCACAGTTCGAAACGATCCATCCGTTCCTCGACGGCAATGGTCGTGTCGGACGGCTATTGATTGCCTTTTATTTGTGCGAGAAGGAGATATTGCTCAAACCGGTGCTCTACCTGTCGCACTGGTTCAAACTGCATCGCACACGCTATTACGAACTGCTCCAGAACATCCGCGACAGGGGCGAATGGGAAGAATGGATCCGGTTCTTCCTCGAAGGCGTCGCGTCGGTCAGTCTGGAAGCAACCGAAACGGCGCGTGCCATCGTCGCTTTGCGCGAAGACCATCGCCGCCGCGTCACCGACCGGTTCGGGCGCTCTGCCGGTAACGGCCTGCGCGTGCTCGAGGATCTGTACAAGCATCCCTTCATCGACAATCGCGCAGTTATGGATAAGCTCGGTGTTACCTTTCCTGCGGCCGCCGACCTGATCGCACGCTTTGTCGAGGCCGACCTATTGGTGGAGATTACCGGTCAGGAACGATACCGGGTGTGGCAATACTTTCCCTATGTGCAGCTGTTTTCGGAGGGGCATCGATAGTGCGAGGAACGAACGACCGACGGCCCCTCACAATGCTCAGCTAACCTTCGTCCGCCACGTCCCGCGCTGCGCCTTAAGTTCTTCCGGCGAGAGTTTGCCGTCCTTGTTCGTGTCGGCGGCGTCGAAGCGGTCGAGGGCTTTTTTTACCGCGTCGGCAATGACGATGCCCTTGCCGTCGCCATCGGCCATGACGATGCCGCTGCGGCCGTCCATCATCTTCACGCGCATCCGTTCGCGCAGCACGGGCTTGCCGTCGGGGCCGGGGGCCGGTTGCGGGGTCGCCGCGCCCTCGGGCGGAGGCGGCGGGGCCATCATCGCATTGGGACCGCGTCGTTCCATCCGGACGACATGCGGAAAGCCGCGTTTGGCGCGCGCGGCATCGAACTCCGCACGGCTGATGCTGCCGTTTTTGTCGGTGTCCATCGCGGCGAAATCATCGTCCGCGTGCGTCTCCATCCGAGCCTTGGCAAAGGCCATCATTTCGTCACGCGTCACCGTGCCGTTCTTGTCGGCGTCGAGTCGACCGAGCCGGTCCTTGACCCGCGCCTCGACCTCGGCCCGCGTCACCGGCCCTTCGGCCATTTGTGCGAGCGCGGGGAGCGTTACGCCCGCCGCCACCGATACCGCCACTACCTGCCAGATCTTCATGCGCAACCTCCCGCAGTCATCATGATTTCGCGCGCGAGGTTACGCCGCCGACATTTACCCCAGTTGAACGAAACCGCAGCTCAGGACTGCGGATAACGCGCGTCCATCGACGCGAGCGAGGCCACGCACAGTTCCTCAAGGACCGCCATGTCTACGTCCGACAGTCGCTTGATATACAGGCATGATTTGCCAGTCTTGTGCTTGCCGAGCCGCGCCAGCCGGTCGGCCTCGCCTTCGGCACCCGACAGGACGTAGAGTACCAGTTCGGCCTTGCGCGGCGAAAAGCCGATCCGGCACGACGTCCCTTCATGGCCGCTGTCGTATTTATAACGATAGCTGCCGAAGCCGATAATCGACGGCCCCCACATCTGCGGTGGCTCGCCGGTCATCCGCGCCAGCATCGCACAGAGCGTTTCGCCGTCTGCGCGGCGCATCGGATTGTCGACCGCTGCGAGGAAATCGGGGACGCTCACCGACGTCGGTTTGCTCTTGGTTTCGGCCATGCTTCCCTCCCCGAGTCGGCACCCTTATGAGGCCACCACGAATCACGGGAGTTGCCAAGTGCCGGGAACCGACAAAGCCGCCATCAACAAGGTCGTCCTCGCCTATTCGGGCGGGCTCGACACCAGCGTCATCCTGAAATGGCTTCAGCAGACCTATCAATGCGAGGTCGTGACCTTCACTGCCGATCTCGGGCAAGGCGAGGAGCTGGAACCCGCACGGGCCAAGGCGCGGCTGATGGGGGTCAAGGAAGAGCATATCTTCATCGACGACCTGCGCGAGGAGTTCGTCCGCGATTACGTCTTCCCGATGATGCGCGCCAATGCGCTGTACGAGGGGCTGTACCTGCTCGGCACCAGCATCGCACGCCCGCTGATCGCCAAGCGCCAGATCGAGATCGCCAAGATGGTGGGGGCCGATGCGGTCAGCCATGGCGCGACCGGCAAGGGCAACGACCAAGTCCGCTTCGAGCTCGGCTATTACGGGCTGAACCCCGATATCAAGGTGATCGCGCCGTGGCGTGAGTGGGATTTGACCAGCCGCACCGCGCTGATCGCGTTCGCCGAAGCGCACCAGATTCCGATCCCGCAGAACAAGCGCGGCGAGGCCCCGTTTTCGACCGACGCGAACATGCTCCACACCTCGTCGGAGGGGCTGGTGCTCGAAAACCCGTGGGATGAAGTGCCGGATTACGTCTACTCGCGCACCGTCAATCCCGAGGACGCGCCCGACACGCCGGAGGTCATCACCGTCGATTTCGAGCGCGGCGACGGGGTGGCGATCAATGGCGTGGGGATGTCGCCCGCGACGTTGCTCGAAACGCTCAACGAGTACGGACGGCGGCACGGGATCGGGCGGCTCGACCTCGTCGAGAACCGGTTCGTCGGCATGAAGTCGCGCGGCATGTACGAGACACCGGGCGGGACGATCTACCACCTCGCGCACCGCGGCATCGAGCAACTTACACTGGATCGCGGCGCAGCGCACCTGAAGGACGAGCTGGCCCCGCGCTATGCCGAGCTGATCTATAACGGCTTCTGGTTCAGCCCCGAGCGCGAGATGTTGCAGGCAGCCATCGACCATTCGCAGGAGAAGGTTTCGGGGACGGTCCGCCTTAAGCTCTACAAGGGCAGCGTGATCGTGACCGGGCGTAAGTCGCCGAACTCGCTGTACTCGGAAAAGGTCGTGACGTTCGAAGACGACGCCGGCGCCTATGACCAGCGCGACGCGGAAGGGTTCATCAAGCTCAACGCGCTGCGCTTGCGGCTGCTCGGGCGGCGGGATCGGTAGATTTCGGTTCACACGAAGCGCACGAAGGCACAAAGTAAGAGAAGGAAAGAAGGGGCGAAGCGTGGACGAGCGGGTCGAGGCGATAGCCTCAGCGGTGATCGATTGCGCGCTTCGCGTCCATAAAGCGCTCGGACCGGGATTGCTGGAGTCGGTTTATGAAGCCGTCCTGGCGGACGGATTGGTCGCGCGTGGCTTTAGTGTAGTCCGCCAGCAGACCATCGGGATCGAGTTCGAAGGCCGGAAACTTGCCGAAGGCTTTCGCCTCGATTTGCTCGTCGACGATCGGCTGATCGTCGAGATCAAATCGGTCGATGAGCTTTCCGGGCTTCATCGCAAGCAGCTGCTGACATATCTCCGCCTGACCGACCGTCCGTTGGGCCTGCTCCTCAATTTCAATGTCGAGCTCATGAAGGAAGGCGGCTTCAAGCGCGTCGCGAACAACTACTTCCGCGACGCACCCTTTCCTGCTTCCTCTTCCTTTGTGCCTTCGTGAGCTTCGTGTGAACCCAACCGCTCCCGCCACGCTCACACCGCCCGACTGGTGGAACCGCCGGAGCGTGCTCGCGCTCTGTGTGCTGCTAGCGCTCGTCCCGCTCGTCTACCCGCCGATCCCGCCTTTAGTCGATCTCCCTGGGCATATGGGCCGCTATGCCGTCCAGCTCGATCCGGCCCCATTCGCACAATGGTTCCAGTTCCGCTGGCAGTTGATCGGCAACCTCGGCGTCGATTTGCTCATCGAACCGCTGGGACGATTGTTCGGCGTCGAGCTCGGTACCAAGCTGATCGTCATGGCCATTCCCGCGCTGGCGGTCGCGGGGCTGTTGTGGATCGCGCGCGAGGTGCACGGGCGGGTGCCGCCGACCGCATTCTTTGCGCTGCCGCTGATGTGGGGGCATCCCTTCGTTTTCGGGTTCGTGAACTTCTCGCTGGCGATGGCGCTGGCGTTGTTGTCATTCGCACTCTGGCTGCGGATGGCGCGAACCGGCGTAGCCAAATGGCGACCTTTCGTGTTCCTGCCGCTCGCCTGTGTCGTATGGACCGCGCACACCTTTGGCTGGGGGCTGCTCGGGCTGTTGTGCTTTTCGGCAGAGACAATCCGCCAGCGCGACCTCGGCAAGGGCTGGATCGCCGCAGGTGTCGCGGCGGTGTTTGCCTGCCTGCCGATGGCGTTGCCGCTGGTCCCGATGGTGCTGTGGCGCTCGACTGCGACCGACATGACCGGCGACTGGTTCGACTGGGGGACCAAGTCGCTGTGGGTGCTGACGACCTTGCGCGACCGCTGGCAGGCGTTCGACCTTGCTTCGCTCGCTGTCGTGATCGGCCTGATTTTCGTGGCGCTGCGGAACGCGGCCCTGGGCTGGTCGCGCAATCTGGCGACCAGCGCGCTGGTCCTGCTCGCGGTCTATGTCCTGTTGCCGCGCATCATCTTCGGATCGGCCTATGCCGATATGCGGCTGACGCCTTACCTCATCGCGATTGCAATCGTGGCGATCCGACCCAAGGCGGAAACGTCGCCGAAGTTCCTCGCCACGCTGGCCGTCATCGGCCTGAGCTTCTTCGCCGCGCGTATCGCCGGTCACACCGCGAGCATGGCCATCGCCTCGACGCGCTACGACCGCGCGCTGGCCGCGCTCGACCACCTGCCCGAAGGCGCGCGAGTCGCGGCGTTCACGCGGCGGACCTGCGGCCTTGAATGGTCGACCAACCGGCTGGAGCATCTGTCCGCGCTCGCCATGGTCCGCCGCCACGCCTTTTCGAACGACCAGTGGGACGTATCGGGCGCGAATCTGATGCTGATTACCAAGACCGACGCCCCCGGCTTCGTCGTCGATCCGTCGCAGCTGACGGTCCCCGCCCCGTGCAAGGGCGCACCGTGGATGACGCCCGATCAAGCGCTGGCCAAGCTCCCTCGCGCGGCGTTCGATTATGTCTGGCTGATCGACCCGCCGCGTTACGACGCGCGGCTGACGGCAGGGATGACGCCGGTGTGGCGCGACCGCGCCGACGTGCTCTACCGGATCGAGCGATGAGCCAGTGGTGGCAAAGCCGCGGGGCGGTGGCGCTGGCCGCGCTCGCCGCGACGATCCCGCTCTGGGTGGTCACCATCCCGCCGCTGATCGACCTTGTCGGGCATATCGGGCGGTATCATGTCCAGCTCCACCTCGGCGACAGTCCGGCGTTACAGGCGAACTGGGCCTATCACTGGCGACTGATCGGCAATCTCGGCAGCGACCTGTTGATGGAGCCGCTGGGGCGGGTGTTCGGCATCGAAGGCGGCGCACGGGTGCTGGCGGGACTGATCCTGATCCTGACGATCACCGGCATGGCACGGCTGGCGCGCGCGGCACACGGGGTGCTGCCCGCGACGGCATGGGCGGCATTCCCGTTCGCGATGGCCTATCCATGGCAATACGGGCTGGTGAACTATTGTCTGGGCGTGGCGTGTGCGCTGCATATGGCGGCGCACTATTATCGTCATCCCCGCGAAGGCGGGGACCCAACTCCCGTTGTTTCGACGGGTGGGCAGTTCAGGAGTTGGGCCCCCGCCTTCGCGGGGGTGACGATGGGAGCGTTGTCCGTCCTCCTCTGGGTCGTTCACATCTATGGCTGGGCCGTGTTCGCCGTGCTGATCGTGGCGCGCACCGTCGCCGGTCGCCCGGTGAAGGTCTGGCCCCGCGCCATCCCAGGCCTGCTTCCGCTCGGCCTGCCGCTGTTGCTGATGGCAGCGCTCAGCTACGGCACGGCAGGGGCCGCCGCCGCAACGCTCGGCTGGTTCGACTTCGGGTACAAAGCGCTGGCGCTGACCTGGACGCTCCGCGACCAGCACCAATGGTTCGACATGGGCTGCCTGATCGCGGCGATGCTGCTGATTTATGCCGGGGTGCGGTCGAAGGCGTTCGTGGTCGACAGGTCGCTGGGCCTTGCCGCGCTGTTCCTGCTGATCGCGCTACTGGTGTTGCCTTATCAGCTGCTCGGCTCCGCTTTTTCCGATGCGCGACTGTGGCCCGTCGTTTTCATGGTCGCGCTACTCGCGATCCGGCCGGTCGAGGCCACGGGAAGACTGGCCGCTGTGATTGCGCTCGGCGCAGCGCTCGTATTCGGCGTCCGCATCGCCGCGACGACGGCCGGATTCGCGCAGTACGACACCGATTATGCCCGCCATTTGAAGGCGCTCGACCTGATGCCGCGCGGTGCCCGCGTCGCTGTCTTCACCGAATTCCCCTGCGACGTGCCATGGCGACGTCCGCGCGTCGACCATCTCGACGGCGTTGCCATCGTCCGGCGCGACGTGTTCACCAACGGGCAATGGGATGTGCCGGGGGCGCAACTGCTGGTCCCGCTCGCCGCACGGGGCACGCGCTACAACAGCGATCCGTCGCAGCTGGTCATGGGTTGCGGCGACCTGCGGCCTGCGCTGGCCGCGCGCATCGCCGATTTCCCGCGCGACCGGTTCGATCTGGTCTGGCTGATCGGTTACCGCCCCGCAACACTTCCGCGCTATGCTGGGCTGACGCCGCTGTTTGCGGACGACCGCACCGTGCTTTACCGGATCGACAAATGACCGCGCCGAAACTCTCGATTGTCGTTCCCTGTTACAACGAGGCCGACTGCCTCGGCGTGCTGCACGCGCGGCTGGGCGCGGCGGCCAAAGCCGTCGTCGGCGAGGATTACGAGATCGTCCTGATCAACGACGGGTCGCGCGACGCGAGCTGGTCGATCATGGCAGGTCTCGCGGCCACCGACCCGCACCTCGTCGCGCTCGACCTGTCGCGTAACCACGGGCACCAATTGGCGCTGACGGCGGGGCTCGACCTGTGCCGGGGCGAGCATATCTTCGTCGTCGATGCCGATTTGCAGGACCCGCCCGAATTGCTCGGGCCGATGATGGAAACGCTCGTCAGGGAAGGGGCCGATGTCGTCTATGGCGTCCGCACCGAACGCGCGGGCGAGACGGTGTTCAAAAAGGCGACGGCTGCGGCGTTTTACCGCCTGCTGAAAAGCGCGACCGATGTCGATATCCCGCTCGATTCGGGCGATTTCCGGCTGATGACGCGGCGCGCGCTGAGCGTGTTCCTCGCCATGCCCGAACAGGCGCGGTTCGTGCGCGGGATGGTCGCCTGGGGCGGGTTCCGGCAGGTGCCGTTCGCCTATAGCCGCGAAGCGCGTTTTGCCGGTGAGACCAAATATCCGTTGTCGAAAATGATCCGCTTCGCGCTCGACGCGCTGACCGGCTTTTCGACCGCACCCTTGCGCCTCGCGAGCCATGCCGGGCTGTGGCTGGCGGCGGGGTCGGTGCTGCTCGTCATCTATATCTTCGCGTCCTGGATTGCGGGCCAGGCCATCGCGGGCTGGACCTCGCTGATGCTGGTCGTCGTCGTGCTTGGCGCGATCCAGATGTTCGTGCTCGGCATGATCGGCGAATATATCGGGCGGCTGTATACGCAGGCGAAGAACCGGCCGCTCTACATCGTCCAGAACATT
Protein-coding regions in this window:
- a CDS encoding cyclopropane-fatty-acyl-phospholipid synthase family protein, producing MSLLDTFLSKVVRRGTLTVTDHKGNVSKVGTSAEGFPDIAVRLADAKVARDVVLKPELGGGEAYMDHRLIVENDDIMGLLSLLRLNSRWEEGGGFDDARWFDRAFGRLRGKLDRWNWNAKSKRNVAHHYDLDDRLYDLFLDENRQYSCGYWTSPDVGLDQAQRDKMAHIAAKLALAPGMRVLDIGCGWGGMAFYLHDKYDCDVTGITLSEEQLKYARADAERRGVADRVKFELVDYRDVTGSFDRIVSVGMFEHVGPPHYRAFFAKCRALLADDGVMLLHTIGRMGWPGTTDAWASKYIFPGGYAPALSEITDGSERSNLIQTDCETWRLHYAWTLRAWYARIMARRAEIESVYDARFFRMWQFYLAGCTSAFEHGVLCVYQLQYAKDRRVLPVTREYLAMEEARLNAAFH
- a CDS encoding Fic family protein; its protein translation is MPEPLPPRPPILIDGAMQTALSKADRALGRLDGSIQTLPDPDMFVFMYVRKEAVLSSQIEGTQSSLNDLLEAEAAIQDTGRPSDVGEVLNYVRAMNHGLSRLPELPISVRLIREIHEKLMQGVRGNHASPGELRRSQNWIGPGGSTLADAIFVPPPPHEVENLLSDLEKFVHAESDIPALVKIGLIHAQFETIHPFLDGNGRVGRLLIAFYLCEKEILLKPVLYLSHWFKLHRTRYYELLQNIRDRGEWEEWIRFFLEGVASVSLEATETARAIVALREDHRRRVTDRFGRSAGNGLRVLEDLYKHPFIDNRAVMDKLGVTFPAAADLIARFVEADLLVEITGQERYRVWQYFPYVQLFSEGHR
- a CDS encoding calcium-binding protein codes for the protein MKIWQVVAVSVAAGVTLPALAQMAEGPVTRAEVEARVKDRLGRLDADKNGTVTRDEMMAFAKARMETHADDDFAAMDTDKNGSISRAEFDAARAKRGFPHVVRMERRGPNAMMAPPPPPEGAATPQPAPGPDGKPVLRERMRVKMMDGRSGIVMADGDGKGIVIADAVKKALDRFDAADTNKDGKLSPEELKAQRGTWRTKVS
- a CDS encoding DUF1801 domain-containing protein — encoded protein: MAETKSKPTSVSVPDFLAAVDNPMRRADGETLCAMLARMTGEPPQMWGPSIIGFGSYRYKYDSGHEGTSCRIGFSPRKAELVLYVLSGAEGEADRLARLGKHKTGKSCLYIKRLSDVDMAVLEELCVASLASMDARYPQS
- a CDS encoding argininosuccinate synthase, with amino-acid sequence MPGTDKAAINKVVLAYSGGLDTSVILKWLQQTYQCEVVTFTADLGQGEELEPARAKARLMGVKEEHIFIDDLREEFVRDYVFPMMRANALYEGLYLLGTSIARPLIAKRQIEIAKMVGADAVSHGATGKGNDQVRFELGYYGLNPDIKVIAPWREWDLTSRTALIAFAEAHQIPIPQNKRGEAPFSTDANMLHTSSEGLVLENPWDEVPDYVYSRTVNPEDAPDTPEVITVDFERGDGVAINGVGMSPATLLETLNEYGRRHGIGRLDLVENRFVGMKSRGMYETPGGTIYHLAHRGIEQLTLDRGAAHLKDELAPRYAELIYNGFWFSPEREMLQAAIDHSQEKVSGTVRLKLYKGSVIVTGRKSPNSLYSEKVVTFEDDAGAYDQRDAEGFIKLNALRLRLLGRRDR
- a CDS encoding GxxExxY protein; its protein translation is MDERVEAIASAVIDCALRVHKALGPGLLESVYEAVLADGLVARGFSVVRQQTIGIEFEGRKLAEGFRLDLLVDDRLIVEIKSVDELSGLHRKQLLTYLRLTDRPLGLLLNFNVELMKEGGFKRVANNYFRDAPFPASSSFVPS
- a CDS encoding glycosyltransferase family 2 protein, which encodes MTAPKLSIVVPCYNEADCLGVLHARLGAAAKAVVGEDYEIVLINDGSRDASWSIMAGLAATDPHLVALDLSRNHGHQLALTAGLDLCRGEHIFVVDADLQDPPELLGPMMETLVREGADVVYGVRTERAGETVFKKATAAAFYRLLKSATDVDIPLDSGDFRLMTRRALSVFLAMPEQARFVRGMVAWGGFRQVPFAYSREARFAGETKYPLSKMIRFALDALTGFSTAPLRLASHAGLWLAAGSVLLVIYIFASWIAGQAIAGWTSLMLVVVVLGAIQMFVLGMIGEYIGRLYTQAKNRPLYIVQNIAGGSVAKATLGIDASDSAPVEK